A DNA window from Parabacteroides johnsonii DSM 18315 contains the following coding sequences:
- a CDS encoding TonB-dependent receptor, which translates to MKKLMLRGWFTCVFVCLSCFLMSERLLAEVNGGDEVRTVTLNMRNVSLKEILAEIEKQAGVTFSYESSLLKEFQKTSFKVEDAALDDCLAQLFASYPLVYKRTGNIVVLKHKPRQVTISGFVRDKTSAESLVGASVYDVGCRLGIATNAFGFFSLTVPASDDPVRISVSYIGYENRKIDFPVLERDTMLTLFLQTNASIGEVVVTGNERSLRSPVHSVQMGALEVNQATIRATPTLLGESDIIRTLQLMPGVSMGTEGVSGLYVRGGNVDENLFLIDGNPVYQLNHLGGIFSAFNGEAIKSMDFYKAGFPARYGGRLSSVVDVQTKEGNMKEFHGSASVGLIAGNLSLEGPIIKDRTSFSIALRRTWLDVITAPTLAIFNAVKKDKSSDINFRYAFHDLNARIDHRVSDRSRLFVSIYNGNDVLKATSEDNPSRDGSISYYLDKTQVSMRWGNLVASAGWTYAFNNRLFGKIAGFYTRYNAKISYREEEKSWDYNNEAYSLSFDETVSASGINDFGVRTSFDYQPVSNHHIRFGGDYVRHDFRPEYSRFLTEEGDKPDSMQVSKVFSNEKLLAHELSAFAEDDWTLAPTLRLNAGVRLSLFNIDRKTYTGVEPRVSLRWLLGKDLSLKASYSRMNQYVHLISNSFLNLPTDSWMPVTRNLRPLVSDQYSLGAYYNWKDLDFSMEGYYKDSRNLLEYKDGHSLVPSSITWDRKLVAGKGCSYGLEWMVRRPVGRTTGWIGYSLAWSDRQFDELNGGRRFPSRYDNRHKLNIVVMHKLSKRVELSAAWTYTSGNYTTLSTESYEGLTPPSKDPFYNFRQEQFDLYGDRNNYRLPAYHRLDLGINIYRPKKKGRMGIWNVSVYNAYCRMNPFMIEKTDEYNPDERKSYPVFKQYSFLPIVPSITYTYKF; encoded by the coding sequence CGGTTACATTGAACATGCGGAACGTTTCTTTGAAAGAGATTCTGGCAGAGATCGAGAAGCAGGCCGGAGTGACTTTTTCGTATGAATCATCTTTGTTGAAAGAGTTTCAGAAGACAAGTTTCAAAGTAGAAGATGCAGCACTGGACGATTGCCTGGCACAGCTTTTTGCCAGCTATCCGCTCGTGTACAAGAGGACAGGAAACATTGTCGTTCTGAAACACAAACCCAGGCAGGTCACGATCAGCGGTTTTGTGCGGGATAAAACTTCCGCAGAATCCCTGGTCGGGGCTTCTGTGTATGATGTCGGCTGCCGGTTGGGGATCGCTACGAATGCTTTCGGCTTTTTCAGCCTTACGGTACCCGCCTCTGATGATCCGGTACGGATCTCGGTATCTTATATCGGATATGAAAACCGGAAAATCGACTTTCCCGTGTTGGAACGCGATACGATGCTTACCTTGTTTTTACAGACGAATGCTTCGATCGGTGAAGTGGTGGTGACTGGCAATGAGCGTTCGTTGCGTTCGCCTGTCCACAGTGTGCAGATGGGGGCTTTGGAGGTAAATCAGGCAACGATCCGTGCTACTCCGACTTTGTTGGGTGAGTCGGATATTATTCGGACATTACAGTTGATGCCGGGCGTGTCGATGGGGACCGAAGGTGTCTCCGGCCTGTACGTGCGCGGGGGGAATGTCGACGAGAACCTGTTCCTGATAGACGGAAATCCGGTTTACCAGCTTAACCACTTGGGAGGAATATTTTCTGCTTTTAACGGTGAAGCGATCAAAAGTATGGATTTCTATAAGGCCGGCTTTCCAGCCCGTTACGGCGGTCGCCTTTCGTCGGTTGTCGATGTGCAGACGAAAGAAGGGAATATGAAGGAATTCCATGGGAGTGCATCGGTCGGATTGATTGCGGGGAACCTAAGTCTGGAAGGACCGATTATCAAAGACCGTACTTCTTTCTCGATCGCTCTGCGTCGTACTTGGCTCGATGTGATTACTGCACCCACACTGGCGATCTTCAATGCCGTGAAAAAAGATAAGAGTTCCGACATTAATTTCCGTTACGCCTTTCATGATTTAAATGCCCGTATAGACCACCGCGTCAGCGATCGGAGCCGTCTCTTTGTCAGCATCTACAATGGAAACGATGTGCTGAAGGCCACAAGTGAAGACAATCCGAGCAGAGATGGCTCGATCAGTTACTATCTGGATAAAACACAGGTTTCCATGCGCTGGGGGAATCTCGTCGCTTCCGCAGGTTGGACATATGCGTTCAATAACCGCCTATTCGGTAAGATTGCCGGTTTTTACACCCGTTATAATGCAAAAATATCTTACCGAGAAGAAGAAAAGTCGTGGGATTATAATAACGAAGCCTATTCCTTGAGTTTCGATGAAACGGTCAGCGCTTCAGGGATCAATGATTTCGGTGTCCGTACATCGTTTGACTATCAGCCGGTCTCCAACCATCATATTCGTTTCGGAGGCGATTATGTCCGGCATGATTTCCGTCCCGAATACAGCCGTTTCCTGACAGAGGAGGGCGATAAACCGGACTCTATGCAGGTCAGTAAAGTGTTCAGCAATGAGAAATTGCTGGCACACGAGTTGTCAGCGTTTGCAGAAGACGACTGGACATTGGCACCTACGCTCCGTCTAAACGCTGGAGTCCGTTTGAGCCTTTTCAATATCGACAGGAAAACCTATACAGGCGTCGAGCCACGCGTTTCTCTGCGCTGGCTGCTTGGCAAAGATCTTAGTTTGAAGGCTTCCTATTCGAGGATGAATCAATATGTGCACCTGATCAGTAACAGTTTCCTCAATTTGCCGACCGATTCGTGGATGCCTGTCACCCGCAATCTGAGGCCACTGGTCAGTGACCAGTATTCGTTGGGCGCCTACTATAACTGGAAGGATCTGGACTTCTCGATGGAAGGATATTATAAGGACAGCCGTAACCTGCTCGAATATAAGGACGGGCACAGCCTGGTCCCCTCATCGATCACATGGGACCGGAAGTTGGTTGCCGGAAAAGGATGTTCTTATGGTTTGGAATGGATGGTGAGGAGACCTGTAGGACGTACAACCGGCTGGATCGGGTATTCCCTTGCCTGGTCGGACCGCCAGTTTGACGAGCTGAACGGAGGACGCCGGTTTCCGTCTCGCTATGACAACCGGCATAAGTTGAATATTGTCGTCATGCATAAACTATCGAAACGCGTTGAACTTTCGGCTGCCTGGACCTATACCTCCGGTAATTATACCACACTCTCGACAGAAAGTTACGAGGGGTTGACCCCTCCGTCTAAAGATCCCTTTTATAATTTCAGGCAAGAACAGTTCGACTTGTATGGTGATCGCAATAATTACCGACTTCCGGCTTATCACCGCCTCGATTTGGGAATCAATATCTATCGTCCGAAGAAAAAAGGACGTATGGGCATCTGGAATGTCAGCGTTTACAATGCCTATTGCCGGATGAATCCTTTTATGATCGAAAAGACGGACGAGTACAATCCGGACGAAAGAAAGTCCTATCCCGTTTTTAAGCAATATAGTTTTTTACCGATAGTCCCGTCTATTACATACACGTATAAATTTTGA
- a CDS encoding DUF4249 domain-containing protein, with protein sequence MKANKIFPFLLLVAVFFQSCEQIVELDSFKPAPKLVLNGVTRAGEPVCVNLSRTWFHTDGKPNLTISDADVKLYVNGQFREQMSFVAPSEEGLAGSYKASYSPATGDRIRITASALGYPDIAVDSELPKQMAIEDCRLKVQKNFWWEDDSTCQYLADYTLELTVQDPPEEENYYLVHGKELQYNGYGSAGSEDFEVIKGDTAYWYATYIRFSEDPLFKNAVTAFDYIFGTGSSGDNYWGAFSDELIEGRTYTMRVPIGNSYTIYQNKEDQSIIHPKKFRFYLQSISKDYYDYLKMLQELQSGSFTGDLASAGFAEPIRLPSNVEGGTGVLGSATECIYEWDERDIITFEGPR encoded by the coding sequence ATGAAGGCAAACAAAATATTCCCGTTCCTGCTTCTCGTGGCAGTATTTTTTCAAAGTTGTGAACAAATCGTTGAACTCGATTCTTTCAAGCCTGCTCCGAAATTGGTGCTTAACGGGGTGACGAGAGCGGGTGAACCGGTTTGTGTCAACCTTTCCCGTACCTGGTTCCATACGGATGGAAAACCCAATCTGACGATTTCGGATGCGGATGTGAAATTATATGTGAACGGGCAGTTCAGGGAGCAAATGTCGTTTGTCGCTCCTTCCGAAGAAGGGCTGGCCGGCTCTTACAAGGCATCCTATTCACCTGCCACCGGTGATCGTATCCGTATCACGGCCTCTGCTCTCGGCTATCCTGATATTGCCGTGGACTCGGAACTTCCGAAGCAGATGGCGATTGAGGATTGCCGGTTGAAGGTGCAGAAAAACTTTTGGTGGGAAGATGATTCGACTTGCCAATATCTTGCCGATTACACATTGGAACTGACGGTTCAAGATCCTCCGGAAGAGGAGAATTATTATCTGGTTCATGGAAAAGAACTTCAGTATAACGGATATGGAAGTGCCGGATCGGAAGATTTCGAAGTCATTAAGGGCGACACCGCTTATTGGTATGCTACATACATCCGTTTTTCCGAAGACCCGTTGTTCAAGAATGCAGTGACCGCTTTCGATTATATTTTCGGAACCGGAAGTTCCGGGGATAACTATTGGGGAGCTTTCTCTGACGAACTGATAGAAGGACGGACTTATACTATGCGGGTTCCTATCGGGAATAGTTATACAATTTACCAAAACAAGGAAGACCAGTCGATCATTCATCCTAAGAAGTTCCGTTTTTATTTGCAGTCGATCTCTAAGGACTATTACGATTACTTGAAAATGTTACAGGAACTCCAATCCGGTTCTTTTACAGGTGATCTCGCGTCTGCCGGTTTTGCCGAACCGATCCGTCTCCCTTCCAACGTGGAAGGGGGAACGGGAGTGTTGGGTAGTGCAACGGAATGTATTTACGAGTGGGATGAAAGGGATATCATTACTTTTGAAGGTCCACGCTGA
- a CDS encoding endonuclease/exonuclease/phosphatase family protein yields the protein MKRLHILYTLLFIWLLPVTSNGQPAGKEKLRVISYNIWNGFEHDASRRANFINWIKGQQPDILAMTELVGFTEKDLGQLASEYGHKYYAIVKEEGYPVGITSNEPITVVKKQMEGFWHGMLHVKTHGLDMIVTHLSPHDWKFRLKEAQMLTSYIQDNQLDNCMVMGDFNAYSPFDADWVETHAQLIENMQKWDAEQETYRNMRDGRFDYSVLSKFLSIGLTDICRLYVPADKRTTFPAAFLYGWQHGDTRLHGIGERLDYILVSPSLVSRCLDARIHNGIDTEGISDHYPVSVDLQK from the coding sequence ATGAAACGACTTCATATACTCTATACCTTACTATTCATATGGCTATTGCCCGTAACAAGCAACGGGCAACCGGCGGGAAAAGAAAAACTGCGGGTTATCTCCTACAACATCTGGAACGGTTTCGAACACGATGCTTCCCGACGGGCCAACTTTATCAACTGGATAAAAGGGCAGCAACCGGATATTCTGGCCATGACCGAACTGGTCGGATTTACAGAAAAGGACTTAGGGCAACTGGCCTCCGAATACGGGCATAAGTATTATGCCATCGTGAAAGAAGAAGGATATCCGGTCGGCATCACTTCCAACGAACCGATCACGGTCGTGAAGAAACAAATGGAAGGTTTCTGGCACGGTATGCTGCACGTAAAAACGCATGGGTTGGATATGATCGTCACCCATCTCAGCCCTCACGACTGGAAATTCCGGCTGAAAGAAGCACAGATGCTGACAAGCTACATACAGGACAACCAGTTGGACAACTGTATGGTCATGGGAGATTTCAACGCCTATTCACCTTTCGATGCCGATTGGGTGGAAACACACGCCCAACTCATCGAAAACATGCAGAAATGGGATGCCGAACAAGAAACATACCGGAATATGCGTGACGGACGGTTTGATTATTCGGTTCTATCCAAGTTCCTGTCTATCGGATTGACCGACATATGCCGCCTGTATGTCCCTGCCGATAAACGGACGACATTCCCGGCCGCTTTCCTCTACGGATGGCAACATGGCGACACTCGTCTGCACGGGATAGGCGAACGGTTGGATTACATTCTGGTTTCTCCGTCCTTAGTTTCCCGTTGCCTCGATGCCCGCATCCACAACGGAATAGATACAGAAGGGATTTCAGACCATTATCCGGTCAGCGTGGACCTTCAAAAGTAA
- a CDS encoding endonuclease/exonuclease/phosphatase family protein — translation MKKERIRTTLLLLLLMVFGLSSCQKTETFKVLQFNIWQEGTVVEGGFEALADEIVRSNADFVTLSEVRNYRNTRFCDRIVEALKKRGKTYYSFYTEDSGLLSRYPISDSTTVYPLNDDRGSIYRLVSKKDGQEFAVYTAHLDYRNCAYYDVRGYDGNTWEKEEPVTNIDSILILNKASVRDDAIANFLAEAQKDREAGRIVILGGDFNEPSHLDWTEATKDLFDHHGAVVPWDCSMMLAEAGFIDTYRSLYPDPVKYPGFTCPADCKDIDLKRLVWSPEADDRDRIDFILYAPFEGLSLTDVSIVGPKGDILRGERVTEETSDPIIEPIAVWPTDHKAVLATFTLTK, via the coding sequence ATGAAAAAAGAAAGAATCAGGACAACACTCCTGTTGCTCCTACTTATGGTTTTCGGGCTGTCATCCTGCCAGAAAACAGAGACATTCAAAGTATTACAATTTAATATCTGGCAAGAAGGGACAGTTGTGGAAGGCGGCTTTGAAGCACTGGCCGACGAGATCGTCCGCAGCAATGCAGACTTCGTCACCCTGAGCGAAGTCCGCAATTATCGTAACACCCGTTTTTGTGACCGGATCGTGGAAGCGCTGAAAAAGAGAGGGAAAACCTATTACTCTTTCTATACCGAAGACTCCGGCCTGCTAAGCCGTTATCCGATTTCGGACAGTACAACGGTCTATCCCCTGAATGACGACCGGGGAAGCATATACCGGCTTGTATCCAAAAAAGACGGCCAGGAATTTGCCGTTTACACGGCTCACCTAGATTACCGGAACTGCGCCTACTATGACGTACGCGGATACGACGGAAATACCTGGGAGAAGGAAGAACCGGTGACAAACATCGATTCTATCCTGATTCTGAACAAGGCTTCCGTACGCGACGATGCAATCGCCAACTTTTTAGCAGAAGCCCAAAAAGACCGTGAAGCCGGCCGCATCGTTATCTTGGGCGGTGACTTCAACGAACCTTCGCACCTCGATTGGACAGAAGCGACGAAAGACCTGTTCGACCACCACGGGGCTGTCGTCCCCTGGGACTGCTCCATGATGCTGGCTGAAGCCGGTTTCATTGACACTTACCGCAGCTTGTATCCGGACCCGGTTAAATATCCCGGATTCACTTGTCCGGCCGACTGCAAGGATATCGATCTCAAACGCTTGGTTTGGTCACCGGAAGCCGATGACCGCGACCGCATCGACTTCATCCTGTACGCCCCTTTTGAAGGGTTATCGCTCACAGACGTAAGTATCGTCGGTCCGAAAGGCGATATCCTCCGGGGCGAACGGGTAACAGAAGAAACCTCGGATCCGATTATCGAACCGATTGCCGTCTGGCCAACCGATCATAAGGCAGTACTGGCTACTTTTACTCTGACTAAATAG
- a CDS encoding RNA polymerase sigma factor: protein MDEQLLIDGCKRGEASARKELYELYAPAMMSVCARYVHDRETARDLLQDGFIKVFTKIQTYSATGPFGAWLRRVFVTTALEYLRKYDALRSSAPIDEYGEQVEDVDVSVLDRLSADDLLECISRLPTGYWTVFNLYAIEGYTHKEIAAMLHIQEITSRSQFARARKALQEMVQSLIAQDNVSRNRT, encoded by the coding sequence ATGGACGAACAACTGTTAATCGACGGATGCAAGCGTGGAGAAGCATCGGCTCGTAAAGAATTATACGAGCTGTACGCACCTGCCATGATGAGCGTATGTGCCCGTTATGTCCATGACAGGGAGACGGCCCGCGATTTGCTTCAGGATGGATTTATCAAAGTATTCACCAAAATACAGACCTATTCGGCGACTGGCCCCTTTGGCGCCTGGCTACGAAGGGTATTTGTGACGACGGCACTCGAATATCTCCGTAAATACGATGCTCTCCGGTCGAGTGCCCCGATTGATGAATATGGAGAACAGGTTGAAGACGTGGATGTTTCCGTACTGGACCGTCTGTCGGCCGACGATTTACTGGAATGCATCTCCCGGTTGCCCACCGGTTACTGGACTGTCTTCAACCTGTATGCCATCGAAGGATATACGCATAAGGAAATAGCGGCTATGCTTCATATACAGGAGATCACTTCCCGCTCCCAGTTTGCGCGGGCAAGGAAAGCATTACAGGAAATGGTTCAATCTTTAATAGCGCAGGACAATGTCAGCAGAAACAGAACATAA
- a CDS encoding porin family protein, with protein MSAETEHNEHLDLFSLKVRQKLEDHRLPVDMKGWEQIEAKMTERPRLSVWRIGGWATVAAAVLALLLLIRLYPTTPVPTSGTGLQEEGQIAEKTNPKKMDTEEQQPDRGASFALPRQARERIIAHVARKAVAAPSPVDTIAWEEAIGEEGEIELPPKSEVTHPSAEVPAIRHLGPEPEKHRTQQLLARADRPEAKGGRWQIGANMGTGGHLSLGMGLDNTYQDDMSDSPTDPDVPLPPVPPVTDDEPELEMGGGPENFSQVDCAPPLSFGITVRKHLNNRIALESGLVYTYLYTKLSQNRTISGRATLGLHYLGIPVNLVVNLWDNPNWNVYVSGGFMIEKGVRSVYHVEAYSLDEQKSATYRSGIDGLQWSLNLSVGVSYRFYRDWSLYLEPRYSYYFDNNQPVSYRTENMTLIGVGAGVRFEF; from the coding sequence ATGTCAGCAGAAACAGAACATAATGAACATTTAGACCTGTTCAGTTTGAAGGTAAGGCAAAAACTGGAAGATCACCGGCTACCCGTCGATATGAAGGGTTGGGAACAGATCGAGGCGAAGATGACCGAACGTCCGCGTCTTTCCGTTTGGAGGATCGGTGGCTGGGCAACTGTTGCCGCCGCTGTTCTTGCCCTGTTGCTCCTGATCCGTCTGTACCCGACCACTCCCGTTCCCACGTCCGGCACGGGATTGCAGGAGGAGGGGCAGATCGCCGAAAAGACGAATCCTAAGAAAATGGATACTGAAGAGCAGCAACCGGATAGAGGCGCTTCTTTTGCTCTCCCGCGTCAAGCACGGGAACGGATAATTGCCCATGTTGCACGAAAAGCGGTAGCCGCCCCCAGTCCTGTTGATACGATCGCTTGGGAAGAAGCTATAGGAGAAGAAGGAGAAATCGAGCTTCCTCCAAAATCGGAGGTTACGCACCCGTCAGCCGAAGTCCCTGCCATACGGCACTTGGGGCCGGAACCGGAAAAGCACCGGACTCAACAACTGCTCGCAAGGGCGGATAGGCCGGAGGCGAAGGGCGGCAGATGGCAGATCGGAGCCAATATGGGGACAGGCGGGCATTTATCGTTAGGTATGGGGTTAGATAACACTTATCAGGATGATATGAGCGACTCCCCGACGGACCCGGATGTGCCTCTTCCTCCCGTTCCTCCTGTTACGGACGACGAACCGGAATTAGAGATGGGTGGCGGCCCGGAAAACTTCTCCCAGGTGGATTGCGCACCGCCCTTGTCATTCGGGATAACCGTACGAAAGCACCTGAATAACCGTATCGCCCTTGAGAGCGGCTTGGTTTATACTTATTTGTACACGAAGTTGAGCCAGAACCGGACGATTAGCGGTCGGGCAACATTGGGTCTTCACTATTTAGGTATTCCAGTCAACCTGGTGGTTAATTTGTGGGACAATCCGAATTGGAATGTGTACGTCTCCGGTGGTTTCATGATAGAGAAAGGAGTGCGCTCCGTCTATCATGTGGAGGCATATAGCCTCGATGAGCAGAAATCTGCCACATACCGTTCCGGCATAGACGGACTGCAATGGTCGCTGAACCTGTCTGTCGGTGTCTCTTACCGTTTCTACCGGGATTGGAGTTTGTACCTGGAGCCGCGTTATTCTTATTATTTCGATAACAACCAGCCAGTGAGTTATCGCACCGAGAACATGACATTGATAGGTGTCGGGGCCGGGGTGCGCTTCGAGTTTTGA